The following are encoded together in the Elaeis guineensis chloroplast, complete genome genome:
- the psbC gene encoding photosystem II CP43 chlorophyll apoprotein, with the protein MKTLYSLRRFYPVETLFNGTLALAGRDQETTGFAWWAGNARLINLSGKLLGAHVAHAGLIVFWAGAMNLFEVAHFVPEKPMYEQGLILLPHLATLGWGVGPGGEVIDTFPYFVSGVLHLISSAVLGFGGIYHALLGPETLEESFPFFGYVWKDRNKMTTILGIHFILLGIGAFLLVLKALYFGGVYDTWAPGGGDVRKITNLTLSPSVIFGYLLKSPFGGEGWIVSVDDLEDIIGGHVWLGSICILGGIWHILTKPFAWARRAFVWSGEAYLSYSLGALSVFGFIACCFVWFNNTAYPSEFYGPTGPEASQAQAFTFLVRDQRLGANVGSAQGPTGLGKYLMRSPTGEVIFGGETMRFWDLRAPWLEPLRGPNGLDLSRLKKDIQPWQERRSAEYMTHAPLGSLNSVGGVATEINAVNYVSPRSWLATSHFVLGFFLFVGHLWHAGRARAAAAGFEKGIDRDLEPVLSMTPLS; encoded by the coding sequence ATGAAAACCTTATATTCCCTGAGGAGGTTCTACCCCGTGGAAACGCTCTTTAATGGAACTTTAGCTTTAGCTGGTCGTGACCAAGAAACCACTGGTTTCGCTTGGTGGGCCGGGAATGCCAGACTTATCAATTTGTCCGGTAAACTACTTGGAGCTCACGTAGCCCATGCCGGATTAATCGTATTCTGGGCCGGAGCAATGAACCTATTTGAAGTGGCTCATTTTGTACCAGAGAAACCCATGTATGAACAAGGATTGATTTTACTTCCACACCTAGCTACTCTAGGTTGGGGGGTAGGTCCGGGGGGGGAAGTTATAGACACCTTTCCATACTTTGTATCTGGAGTACTTCACTTAATTTCCTCTGCAGTCTTAGGCTTTGGCGGTATTTATCATGCGCTTCTTGGACCTGAGACTCTTGAAGAATCTTTTCCATTTTTCGGTTATGTATGGAAAGATAGAAATAAAATGACTACAATTTTGGGTATTCACTTCATTTTGTTAGGTATAGGTGCTTTTCTTCTAGTACTCAAGGCTCTTTATTTTGGGGGCGTATATGATACCTGGGCCCCTGGGGGGGGAGATGTAAGAAAAATAACCAACTTAACACTTAGCCCAAGTGTTATATTTGGTTATTTACTAAAATCTCCTTTTGGGGGAGAAGGATGGATTGTTAGTGTGGACGATTTAGAAGATATAATTGGAGGACATGTATGGTTAGGTTCCATTTGTATACTTGGTGGAATTTGGCATATCTTAACCAAACCCTTTGCATGGGCTCGCCGTGCATTTGTATGGTCTGGAGAGGCTTACTTGTCTTATAGCTTAGGTGCTTTATCTGTTTTTGGTTTCATCGCTTGTTGTTTCGTATGGTTCAATAATACCGCTTATCCTAGTGAGTTTTACGGACCCACCGGGCCAGAAGCTTCTCAAGCTCAAGCATTTACCTTTCTAGTTAGAGACCAACGTCTTGGAGCTAACGTGGGGTCCGCCCAAGGACCTACTGGTTTAGGTAAATATCTAATGCGTTCCCCGACCGGGGAGGTTATTTTTGGAGGAGAAACTATGCGTTTTTGGGATCTTCGTGCTCCCTGGTTAGAACCCCTAAGGGGTCCCAATGGTTTGGACTTGAGTAGGCTGAAAAAAGACATACAACCTTGGCAAGAACGACGTTCGGCAGAATATATGACTCATGCTCCTTTAGGTTCTTTAAATTCAGTGGGTGGCGTAGCTACCGAGATCAATGCAGTCAATTATGTCTCTCCTAGAAGCTGGTTAGCGACCTCTCATTTTGTTCTAGGATTCTTCCTATTTGTGGGGCATTTGTGGCATGCGGGAAGGGCCCGTGCAGCTGCAGCAGGGTTTGAAAAAGGAATCGATCGTGATTTGGAACCTGTTCTTTCCATGACCCCCCTTAGCTGA
- the rps14 gene encoding ribosomal protein S14 → MARKSLIQREKKRQKLEQKYHLIRRSSKKKISEVPSLSEKWEIHGKLQSPPRNSAPIRLHRRCFLTGRPRANYRDFGLSGHILREMVHACLLPGATRSSW, encoded by the coding sequence ATGGCAAGAAAAAGTTTGATTCAGAGGGAGAAGAAGCGGCAGAAATTGGAACAGAAATATCATTTGATTCGTCGATCTTCAAAAAAAAAAATAAGCGAAGTTCCATCGTTGAGTGAAAAATGGGAAATTCATGGAAAATTGCAATCCCCACCACGTAATAGTGCACCTATACGTCTTCATCGACGTTGTTTTTTGACTGGAAGACCTAGAGCTAACTATCGAGACTTTGGGCTATCTGGACACATACTTCGAGAAATGGTTCATGCATGTTTGTTACCGGGCGCAACAAGATCAAGTTGGTAA
- the psaA gene encoding photosystem I P700 apoprotein A1, which yields MIIRSPEPEVKIVVDRDPIKTSFEEWARPGHFSRTIAKGPDTTTWIWNLHADAHDFDSHTSDLEEISRKVFSAHFGQLSIIFLWLSGMYFHGARFSNYEAWLSDPTHIGPSAQVVWPIVGQEILNGDVGGGFRGIQITSGFFQIWRASGITSELQLYCTAIGALVFASLMLFAGWFHYHKAAPKLAWFQDVESMLNHHLAGLLGLGSLSWAGHQIHVSLPINQFLDAGVDPKEIPLPHEFILNRDLLAQLYPSFAEGATPLFTLNWSKYAEFLSFRGGLDPITGGLWLSDIAHHHLAIAILFLIAGHMYRTNWGIGHGLKDILEAHKGPFTGQGHKGLYEILTTSWHAQLSLNLAMLGSLTIVVAHHMYSMPPYPYLAIDYGTQLSLFTHHMWIGGFLIVGAAAHAAIFMVRDYDPTTRYNDLLDRVLRHRDAIISHLNWACIFLGFHSFGLYIHNDTMSALGRPQDMFSDTAIQLQPIFSQWVQNIHALAPGITAPGATTSTSLTWGGGELVAVGGKVALLPIPLGTADFLVHHIHAFTIHVTVLILLKGVLFARSSRLIPDKANLGFRFPCDGPGRGGTCQVSAWDHVFLGLFWMYNAISVVIFHFSWKMQSDVWGTISDQGVVTHITGGNFAQSSITINGWLRDFLWAQASQVIQSYGSSLSAYGLFFLGAHFIWAFSLMFLFSGRGYWQELIESIVWAHNKLKVAPATQPRALSIVQGRAVGVTHYLLGGIATTWAFFLARIIAVG from the coding sequence ATGATTATTCGTTCGCCGGAACCAGAAGTGAAAATTGTTGTAGATAGGGATCCTATAAAAACGTCTTTCGAGGAATGGGCCAGACCCGGCCATTTCTCAAGAACAATAGCTAAGGGCCCTGATACTACCACTTGGATCTGGAACCTACATGCTGATGCTCACGATTTCGATAGTCATACCAGTGATTTGGAGGAGATCTCCCGAAAAGTATTTAGTGCTCATTTTGGTCAACTCTCCATTATCTTTCTTTGGCTGAGTGGCATGTACTTCCATGGCGCCCGTTTTTCCAATTATGAAGCATGGCTAAGTGATCCTACTCATATTGGACCCAGTGCCCAGGTAGTTTGGCCAATAGTAGGTCAAGAAATATTGAATGGTGATGTGGGCGGGGGTTTCCGAGGAATACAAATAACCTCCGGTTTTTTTCAGATTTGGCGAGCATCTGGAATAACTAGTGAATTACAACTCTATTGTACCGCAATTGGTGCATTGGTCTTTGCATCGTTAATGCTTTTTGCCGGTTGGTTCCATTATCACAAAGCTGCCCCAAAATTGGCTTGGTTCCAAGATGTAGAATCTATGTTGAATCACCACTTAGCGGGGTTACTAGGACTTGGGTCTCTCTCTTGGGCGGGACACCAAATCCATGTATCTTTACCGATTAACCAATTTCTCGATGCTGGAGTTGATCCTAAAGAGATACCACTTCCTCATGAATTTATCTTGAATCGGGACCTTTTGGCTCAACTTTATCCCAGTTTTGCCGAGGGAGCAACCCCCCTTTTCACCTTGAATTGGTCAAAATACGCGGAATTCCTGAGTTTTCGTGGAGGATTAGATCCAATAACAGGGGGCCTATGGCTGAGCGATATTGCACACCATCATTTAGCTATTGCTATTCTTTTCCTGATCGCTGGTCATATGTATAGGACCAACTGGGGCATCGGTCATGGCCTTAAAGACATTTTAGAGGCTCATAAAGGTCCATTTACAGGCCAGGGCCATAAGGGCCTATATGAAATCCTAACAACGTCATGGCATGCTCAATTATCTCTTAACCTGGCTATGTTAGGTTCTTTAACCATTGTTGTAGCTCACCATATGTATTCCATGCCCCCCTATCCATACCTAGCTATTGATTATGGTACACAACTTTCGTTGTTCACACATCACATGTGGATCGGTGGATTTCTCATAGTTGGTGCTGCTGCACATGCAGCCATTTTTATGGTAAGAGACTATGATCCAACTACTCGATACAACGATCTATTAGATCGTGTCCTTAGGCACCGCGATGCAATCATATCACATCTTAACTGGGCATGTATATTTCTAGGTTTTCACAGTTTTGGCTTGTATATTCATAATGATACCATGAGCGCTTTAGGGCGGCCCCAAGATATGTTTTCAGATACCGCTATACAATTACAACCCATCTTTTCTCAATGGGTACAAAACATTCATGCTTTAGCACCTGGGATAACAGCTCCTGGTGCAACAACAAGTACCAGCTTAACTTGGGGGGGGGGTGAGTTAGTAGCAGTAGGCGGCAAAGTAGCTTTGTTACCTATTCCATTAGGAACCGCAGATTTTTTGGTCCATCACATTCATGCATTTACGATCCATGTGACTGTATTGATACTACTGAAAGGTGTTCTATTTGCTCGCAGTTCCCGTTTGATACCCGATAAAGCAAATCTTGGTTTTCGTTTCCCTTGTGATGGACCTGGAAGAGGGGGGACATGTCAAGTATCCGCCTGGGATCATGTCTTCTTAGGTCTATTCTGGATGTACAATGCAATTTCGGTAGTCATTTTCCATTTCAGTTGGAAAATGCAGTCGGATGTTTGGGGTACTATAAGTGATCAAGGGGTGGTAACTCATATCACAGGAGGAAACTTTGCACAGAGTTCCATTACTATTAATGGGTGGCTCCGAGATTTCTTATGGGCACAGGCATCTCAGGTAATTCAGTCTTATGGTTCTTCATTATCCGCATATGGTCTTTTTTTCTTAGGTGCTCATTTTATTTGGGCTTTCAGTTTAATGTTTCTATTCAGTGGCCGTGGTTATTGGCAAGAACTCATTGAATCCATCGTTTGGGCTCATAACAAATTAAAAGTTGCTCCTGCTACTCAGCCTAGAGCCTTGAGCATTGTACAAGGACGTGCTGTAGGAGTAACCCATTACCTTCTGGGTGGAATTGCCACAACATGGGCATTCTTCTTAGCAAGAATTATTGCAGTAGGATAA
- the psbZ gene encoding photosystem II protein Z — translation MTIAFQLAVFALIATSSILLISVPVVFASSDGWSSNKNVVFSGTSLWIGLVFLVAILNSLIS, via the coding sequence ATGACTATTGCTTTCCAATTAGCTGTTTTTGCATTAATTGCGACTTCATCAATCTTACTGATTAGTGTACCCGTTGTATTTGCTTCTTCTGATGGTTGGTCAAGTAACAAAAATGTTGTATTTTCCGGTACATCATTATGGATTGGATTAGTCTTTCTGGTAGCTATCCTTAATTCTCTCATCTCTTGA
- the ycf3 gene encoding photosystem I assembly protein ycf3, which translates to MPRSRINVNFIDKTSSIVANILLRIIPTTSGEKKAFTYYRDGMLAQSEGNYAEALQNYYEATRPEIDPYDRSYILYNIGLIHTSNGEHTKALEYYFQALERNPFLPQAFNNMAVICHYRGEQAILQGDSEIAEAWSDQAAEYWKQAIALTPGNYIEAHNWLKITRRFEFE; encoded by the exons ATGCCTAGATCTCGGATAAATGTAAATTTTATTGATAAGACCTCTTCAATTGTAGCCAATATTCTATTACGAATAATTCCGACAACTTCAGGAGAAAAAAAGGCATTTACCTATTACAGAGATG GGATGTTGGCTCAATCCGAAGGAAATTATGCGGAAGCTTTACAGAATTATTATGAAGCTACGCGACCAGAAATTGATCCCTATGATCGAAGTTATATACTCTATAACATAGGCCTTATACACACAAGCAACGGAGAGCATACAAAGGCTTTGGAATATTATTTCCAGGCACTCGAACGAAACCCATTTTTACCACAAGCTTTTAATAATATGGCCGTGATCTGTCATTAC CGGGGAGAACAGGCCATTCTACAGGGTGATTCCGAAATTGCGGAGGCTTGGTCCGATCAAGCTGCTGAGTATTGGAAACAAGCTATAGCGCTTACTCCAGGTAATTATATTGAAGCACATAATTGGTTGAAGATCACGAGGCGTTTCGAATTCGAATAA
- the psaB gene encoding photosystem I P700 apoprotein A2: MALRFPRFSLGLAQDPTTRRIWFGIATAHDFESHDDITEERLYQNIFASHFGQLAIIFLWTSGNLFHVAWQGNFESWIQDPLHVRPIAHAIWDPHFGQPAVEAFTRGGAIGPVNIAYSGVYQWWYTIGLRTNEDLYTGALFLLFLSAISLIAGWLHLQPKWKPSVSWFKNAESRLNHHLSGLFGVSSLAWAGHLVHIAIPGSRGEYVRWNNFLDVLPYPQGLGPLFTGQWNLYAQNPDSSSHLFGTSQGAGTAILTLLGGFHPQTQSLWLTDIAHHHLAIAFIFLVAGHMYRTNFGIGHSIKDLLETHIPPGGRLGRGHKGLYDTINNSIHFQLGLALASLGVITSLVAQHMYSLPAYAFIAQDFTTQAALYTHHQYIAGFIMTGAFAHGAIFFIRDYNPEQNEDNVLARMLDHKEAIKSHLSWASLFLGFHTLGLYVHNDVMLAFGTPEKQILIEPIFAQWIQSAHGKTSYGFDVLLSSTNGPAFNAGQSIWLPGWLNAVNENSNSLFLTIGPGDFLVHHAIALGLHTTTLILVKGALDARGSKLMPDKKDFGYSFPCDGPGRGGTCDISAWDAFYLAVFWMLNTIGWVTFYWHWKHITLWQGNVSQFNESSTYLMGWLRDYLWLNSSQLINGYNPFGMNSLSVWAWMFLFGHLVWAIGFMFLISWRGYWQELIETLAWAHERTPLANLIRWRDKPVALSIVQARLVGLAHFSVGYIFTYAAFLIASTSGKFG; this comes from the coding sequence ATGGCATTAAGATTTCCGAGGTTTAGCCTCGGCTTAGCTCAGGACCCCACTACTCGTCGTATTTGGTTTGGTATTGCTACCGCACATGACTTCGAGAGTCATGATGATATTACTGAGGAACGTCTTTATCAGAACATTTTTGCTTCTCATTTTGGGCAGTTAGCAATAATCTTTCTGTGGACGTCCGGAAATCTGTTTCATGTAGCTTGGCAAGGAAATTTTGAGTCATGGATACAGGACCCCTTACATGTAAGACCTATTGCTCATGCAATTTGGGATCCTCATTTTGGTCAACCAGCTGTAGAAGCCTTTACTCGAGGGGGTGCTATCGGCCCAGTGAATATCGCTTATTCCGGTGTTTATCAGTGGTGGTATACAATCGGATTGCGCACCAATGAGGATCTTTATACAGGAGCTCTTTTTCTATTATTTCTTTCTGCTATATCCTTAATAGCGGGTTGGTTACATCTACAACCCAAATGGAAACCAAGTGTTTCGTGGTTCAAAAATGCCGAATCTCGTCTCAATCATCATTTGTCAGGACTTTTCGGAGTAAGTTCCTTGGCTTGGGCAGGACATTTAGTTCATATCGCTATTCCCGGATCCAGGGGAGAGTACGTCAGATGGAATAATTTCTTAGACGTATTACCGTATCCTCAAGGGTTGGGACCACTTTTTACGGGTCAGTGGAATCTTTATGCTCAAAACCCTGATTCGAGTAGTCATTTATTTGGTACTTCCCAAGGAGCCGGAACTGCCATTCTAACCCTTCTTGGGGGATTCCATCCACAAACGCAAAGTTTATGGTTGACCGATATTGCTCATCATCATTTAGCTATTGCATTTATTTTTCTCGTTGCTGGTCATATGTATAGAACTAACTTCGGAATTGGACACAGTATCAAAGATCTTTTAGAAACACATATTCCTCCGGGGGGTCGATTAGGACGTGGGCATAAGGGTCTTTATGACACAATCAATAATTCGATTCATTTTCAATTAGGTCTTGCTCTAGCCTCTTTAGGGGTTATTACTTCCTTAGTAGCTCAACACATGTACTCTTTACCTGCTTATGCGTTCATAGCACAAGACTTTACTACTCAAGCTGCCTTATATACTCATCACCAATACATCGCAGGGTTCATCATGACAGGAGCCTTTGCTCATGGAGCTATATTCTTCATTAGAGATTACAATCCGGAACAGAATGAGGATAATGTATTGGCAAGAATGTTAGACCATAAAGAAGCTATCAAATCTCATTTAAGTTGGGCCAGCCTCTTTCTCGGGTTCCATACCTTGGGCCTTTATGTTCATAACGACGTCATGCTCGCTTTTGGTACTCCGGAAAAACAAATCTTGATCGAACCCATATTTGCCCAATGGATACAATCCGCTCATGGTAAGACTTCATATGGGTTCGATGTACTCTTATCTTCAACGAATGGTCCAGCATTCAATGCTGGTCAAAGCATATGGTTACCTGGCTGGTTGAATGCTGTTAATGAGAATAGTAATTCGCTCTTCTTAACAATAGGTCCTGGAGATTTCTTGGTTCATCATGCTATTGCTCTAGGTTTGCATACAACTACATTGATTTTAGTAAAAGGTGCTTTAGATGCACGTGGTTCCAAGTTAATGCCAGATAAAAAGGATTTTGGTTATAGTTTTCCTTGCGACGGCCCAGGACGCGGCGGTACTTGTGATATTTCGGCTTGGGACGCATTTTATTTGGCAGTTTTCTGGATGTTAAATACCATTGGATGGGTTACTTTTTATTGGCATTGGAAACACATCACATTATGGCAGGGTAACGTTTCACAATTTAATGAATCCTCCACTTATTTGATGGGATGGTTAAGAGATTATCTATGGTTAAACTCTTCACAACTTATCAATGGGTATAACCCTTTTGGTATGAATAGTTTATCGGTATGGGCGTGGATGTTCTTATTTGGACATCTTGTTTGGGCTATTGGATTTATGTTCTTAATTTCCTGGCGTGGATATTGGCAGGAATTGATTGAAACTTTAGCATGGGCTCATGAACGCACACCTTTGGCTAATTTAATTCGATGGAGAGATAAGCCAGTGGCTCTTTCCATTGTGCAAGCAAGATTGGTTGGATTAGCCCACTTTTCCGTAGGTTATATATTCACTTATGCAGCTTTCTTGATTGCCTCTACATCAGGAAAATTTGGTTAA